The Echinicola rosea genome has a segment encoding these proteins:
- the tnpA gene encoding IS200/IS605 family transposase, whose translation MANTYHQVYIQSIFAVKYRNAYIHKSWRPELQKVIGNLINEMGNKCIIVNGVEDHMHCFFALKPDISISEAMQRIKSKSSKWINKSNFVNHKFEWQKGFGCFSYGKSQIPNVYQYIQNQEAHHRQWDFLDEYTALLKKFEIDFDENYIFHKPI comes from the coding sequence ATGGCCAATACTTATCATCAAGTCTATATCCAGTCAATTTTTGCAGTAAAATATAGAAATGCATACATCCATAAATCATGGCGGCCAGAACTTCAAAAAGTAATCGGCAACCTCATCAATGAAATGGGTAACAAATGTATTATTGTAAATGGAGTTGAAGATCATATGCATTGCTTTTTTGCCTTAAAACCAGATATTTCCATTTCTGAAGCCATGCAAAGAATAAAATCAAAATCATCGAAATGGATCAACAAATCCAACTTTGTCAATCATAAATTCGAATGGCAAAAAGGATTCGGATGTTTTAGTTACGGCAAATCACAAATACCAAATGTCTATCAATATATCCAAAACCAAGAAGCTCATCATAGACAATGGGACTTTTTAGATGAATACACTGCTCTTTTGAAGAAATTTGAAATTGATTTTGATGAAAATTACATTTTTCATAAGCCGATATGA